In a genomic window of Gossypium arboreum isolate Shixiya-1 chromosome 7, ASM2569848v2, whole genome shotgun sequence:
- the LOC108457344 gene encoding serine/threonine-protein kinase D6PKL2: MEPFLDDLADDLQSLSFTSTSTATINRSTSSGSASNSGSSSLAPSAHGSFSSKTIRSASLSLADLRFSIRLGSGDIGSVYLAELKSQPTPPDTNAADANNNSNKGSKSDVVFAAKVMDKKELASRSKEGRARTEMEILELLDHPFLPSLYAVIDSPKWFCLLTEFCPGGDLHVLRQRQPLKRFPDSAVRFYASEVVVALEYLHMMGIVYRDLKPENVLVRSDGHIMLTDFDLSLKCDESTSTPHIVSDQKPPVPGLRNDYPKDHPPFTSSSCIIPNCIVPAVSCFHPQRKRKKKSAHRGGPEFVAEPIDVRSMSFVGTHEYLAPEIVSGEGHGSPVDWWTLGIFMYELFYGVTPFKGVDHELTLANIVARALEFPKEPMVPAAAKDLISQLLVKDPPRRLGSTMGASAIKHHPFFQGVNWALLRCTTPPYVPPPFSKEVVSDESCPETPVEYY, encoded by the exons ATGGAGCCGTTTCTCGACGACTTAGCCGACGATCTACAGAGCTTAAGCTTCACCTCCACTTCCACTGCTACAATTAACCGCAGCACCAGCTCAGGGTCTGCCTCCAACTCCGGCTCTTCCTCTCTTGCTCCCTCGGCTCACGGCTCCTTCTCTTCCAAAACCATCCGTTCCGCCTCCCTCTCCCTAGCCGACCTCCGCTTCTCTATCCGCCTCGGCTCCGGCGATATAGGCTCCGTCTACTTAGCCGAACTCAAGTCTCAACCCACGCCTCCCGACACCAATGCCGCCGATGCTAACAACAACAGCAACAAAGGCAGCAAAAGCGATGTCGTTTTTGCAGCCAAAGTGATGGACAAGAAAGAGCTAGCGTCGAGGAGTAAAGAAGGGAGAGCGAGGACCGAGATGGAAATACTCGAATTGTTAGACCATCCTTTTTTACCTTCGCTTTACGCCGTTATCGATTCCCCTAAATGGTTCTGTCTGTTGACGGAGTTTTGTCCAGGCGGCGACCTTCATGTCCTCCGTCAACGTCAACCTCTCAAACGTTTCCCCGATTCCGCCGTCAG GTTCTATGCATCAGAGGTGGTGGTGGCTTTAGAGTACCTCCATATGATGGGGATTGTTTACCGTGATCTAAAGCCTGAAAACGTGTTGGTTCGATCAGATGGTCACATTATGCTCACGGATTTCGACCTTTCATTGAAATGCGATGAGTCCACATCAACGCCCCACATTGTTTCCGATCAAAAACCGCCGGTACCAGGTCTGCGGAATGACTATCCTAAAGATCATCCTCCTTTCACATCGTCTTCTTGCATCATCCCAAATTGTATTGTACCTGCTGTTTCATGTTTCCACCCACAACGCAAACGCAAAAAGAAGTCTGCCCATCGTGGTGGGCCTGAGTTTGTGGCAGAGCCCATTGATGTCCGGTCCATGTCTTTCGTAGGGACACATGAATATTTGGCACCGGAAATTGTGTCCGGTGAGGGCCACGGTAGCCCTGTGGATTGGTGGACATTGGGGATCTTTATGTATGAACTGTTTTATGGGGTAACACCGTTCAAGGGCGTGGACCATGAGCTAACCTTGGCCAACATTGTGGCTCGAGCCCTTGAGTTCCCTAAAGAACCCATGGTTCCTGCAGCGGCTAAAGATCTTATTTCCCAGCTGTTGGTGAAGGATCCTCCAAGGCGTTTAGGGTCCACAATGGGTGCATCAGCCATCAAGCACCACCCATTCTTCCAAGGGGTCAATTGGGCATTGCTAAGATGCACGACCCCACCATATGTACCTCCACCTTTTAGTAAAGAAGTTGTATCAGATGAAAGCTGTCCAGAGACCCCAGTAGAGTATTATTAG